A window of the Ipomoea triloba cultivar NCNSP0323 chromosome 14, ASM357664v1 genome harbors these coding sequences:
- the LOC116003840 gene encoding 60S ribosomal protein L23, with amino-acid sequence MSKRGRGGSAGNKFRMSLGLPVAATVNCADNTGAKNLYIISVKGIKGRLNRLPSACVGDMVMATVKKGKPDLRKKVMPAVIVRQRKPWRRKDGVFMYFEDNAGVIVNPKGEMKGSAITGPIGKECADLWPRIASAANAIV; translated from the exons ATGTCGAAGCGAG GTCGCGGAGGTTCCGCCGGGAACAAATTCCGCATGTCGCTGGGTCTGCCGGTGGCTGCGACGGTGAACTGCGCCGACAACACCGGTGCTAAGAATCTCTACATTATCTCGGTGAAGGGAATCAAGGGAAGACTCAACAGGTTGCCCTCTGCTTGCGTCGGGGACATGGTGATGGCCACCGTGAAGAAGGGTAAGCCCGATCTCAGGAAGAAGGTCATGCCGGCCGTGATCGTCCGTCAACGCAAGCCTTGGCGCCGAAAGGACGGTGTTTTCATGTATTTTGAAG ACAATGCTGGGGTGATTGTGAATCCCAAAGGAGAAATGAAAG GGTCTGCAATTACTGGGCCTATTGGCAAGGAGTGTGCAGATCTTTGGCCTAGGATTGCCAGTGCTGCCAATGCTATTGTTTAG
- the LOC116004183 gene encoding uncharacterized protein LOC116004183 isoform X3: MAGWNYPEISLEDLLKAIKGFIDMLILASGYQSSGRLAHWDSGNIKRALQWALFLEDVIGSLNSQDEYRDSLEELDVALCEMISMPYFPKGIEHLSSKTLSNARNLMLEHLTHTLPLRDLHLRALVTATVEMDFHMLPKADSDCLDKHFEELMHCESKKPAFNGSRHLMEDSVNTSMMTSPSRKANDAACSFSAITARELGRRHMAVSSLSAAETCLEMLCRSVCHLNVSEPGKNLHDGVAHKGALMSDEVPIDPFTWNLLKSRNLSYLLDKRTIRLVSGADLILSAPEDQWVRVFGRLNISTEAEHNLCETVELLLLGCVASKWKDLIEHLMSSSYKPVTISKLCQEVLNLVVGGCKNLCCKDNMTSSKKGCKVSGRLAKQSAIHVVETVTYSSSICNSFLVTVV; this comes from the exons ATGGCAGGTTGGAATTATCCGGAAATATCCCTAGAAGATTTGCTGAAAGCAATAAAAGGGTTCATAGATATGTTGATTCTAGCTTCTGGGTATCAATCATCTGGTCGTCTTGCCCACTGGGATTCGGGTAATATCAAGAGAGCTCTCCAGTGGGCTCTGTTTCTCGAGGAT GTGATTGGTAGCTTGAACAGTCAAGATGAGTACAGAGATTCTCTGGAGGAGCTTGATGTAGCTTTATGTGAGATGATTTCTATGCCATATTTCCCCAAG GGTATAGAACATCTATCATCTAAGACTCTTAGCAATGCGAGAAATTTAATGTTAGAACATCTGACTCATACCTTACCACTGAGGGATTTGCATCTAAGAGCTCTAGTGACAGCTACTGTTGAGATGGATTTTCACATGCTTCCAAAGGCAGATAGTGATTGCCTTGACAAACATTTTGAAGAATTGATGCATTGTGAATCAAAGAAACCTGCTTTCAATGGGAGCAGGCATTTAATGGAAGACTCGGTAAACACATCTATGATGACTTCTCCTAGTAGAAAAGCTAATGATGCGGCCTGCAGCTTTTCTGCAATCACTGCACGAGAACTTGGAAGGAGACATATGGCAGTGTCATCACTATCTGCAGCAGAGACGTGCCTGGAGATGTTATGTCGCAGTGTATGCCATTTGAATGTAAGTGAGCCTGGCAAGAACTTGCATGATGGTGTGGCTCACAAAGGAGCTTTAAT GTCTGATGAAGTACCGATCGATCCTTTTACCTGGAACCTTTTGAAATCAAGAAACCTCTCTTATCTGCTTGACAAGAGAACTATTAGACTGGTATCAGGCGCCGATCTTATTCTTTCAGCTCCCGAGGACCAATGGGTTCGAGTGTTTGGACGGCTAAATATTTCAACTGAAGCTGAACATAATTTATGTGAAACAGTG GAGCTTTTGTTACTGGGATGTGTTGCAAGCAAATGGAAAGATTTGATTGAACATTTAATGTCGAGTTCATACAAACCTGTTACTATATCAAAACTATGCCAAGAGGTGCTCAACTTAGTGGTTGGAGGTTGTAAAAACCTTTGTTGCAAAGATAATATGACGAGTTCAAAG AAGGGTTGTAAGGTTTCTGGAAGGCTTGCTAAGCAGTCAGCTATACACGTTGTGGAAACTGTCACCTATTCTAGCAGCATTTGCAATTCCTTCCTG GTCACCGTTGTTTAG
- the LOC116004183 gene encoding uncharacterized protein LOC116004183 isoform X1 has product MAGWNYPEISLEDLLKAIKGFIDMLILASGYQSSGRLAHWDSGNIKRALQWALFLEDVIGSLNSQDEYRDSLEELDVALCEMISMPYFPKGIEHLSSKTLSNARNLMLEHLTHTLPLRDLHLRALVTATVEMDFHMLPKADSDCLDKHFEELMHCESKKPAFNGSRHLMEDSVNTSMMTSPSRKANDAACSFSAITARELGRRHMAVSSLSAAETCLEMLCRSVCHLNVSEPGKNLHDGVAHKGALMSDEVPIDPFTWNLLKSRNLSYLLDKRTIRLVSGADLILSAPEDQWVRVFGRLNISTEAEHNLCETVELLLLGCVASKWKDLIEHLMSSSYKPVTISKLCQEVLNLVVGGCKNLCCKDNMTSSKDRRVVRFLEGLLSSQLYTLWKLSPILAAFAIPSWSPLFRSYLRELECQLRGDTSLARFFTFIFLSHETLCFFTRRWLFLLHSFVCSSCDCAKDGKEHRECDIVDRLWCLYIYHIHSSA; this is encoded by the exons ATGGCAGGTTGGAATTATCCGGAAATATCCCTAGAAGATTTGCTGAAAGCAATAAAAGGGTTCATAGATATGTTGATTCTAGCTTCTGGGTATCAATCATCTGGTCGTCTTGCCCACTGGGATTCGGGTAATATCAAGAGAGCTCTCCAGTGGGCTCTGTTTCTCGAGGAT GTGATTGGTAGCTTGAACAGTCAAGATGAGTACAGAGATTCTCTGGAGGAGCTTGATGTAGCTTTATGTGAGATGATTTCTATGCCATATTTCCCCAAG GGTATAGAACATCTATCATCTAAGACTCTTAGCAATGCGAGAAATTTAATGTTAGAACATCTGACTCATACCTTACCACTGAGGGATTTGCATCTAAGAGCTCTAGTGACAGCTACTGTTGAGATGGATTTTCACATGCTTCCAAAGGCAGATAGTGATTGCCTTGACAAACATTTTGAAGAATTGATGCATTGTGAATCAAAGAAACCTGCTTTCAATGGGAGCAGGCATTTAATGGAAGACTCGGTAAACACATCTATGATGACTTCTCCTAGTAGAAAAGCTAATGATGCGGCCTGCAGCTTTTCTGCAATCACTGCACGAGAACTTGGAAGGAGACATATGGCAGTGTCATCACTATCTGCAGCAGAGACGTGCCTGGAGATGTTATGTCGCAGTGTATGCCATTTGAATGTAAGTGAGCCTGGCAAGAACTTGCATGATGGTGTGGCTCACAAAGGAGCTTTAAT GTCTGATGAAGTACCGATCGATCCTTTTACCTGGAACCTTTTGAAATCAAGAAACCTCTCTTATCTGCTTGACAAGAGAACTATTAGACTGGTATCAGGCGCCGATCTTATTCTTTCAGCTCCCGAGGACCAATGGGTTCGAGTGTTTGGACGGCTAAATATTTCAACTGAAGCTGAACATAATTTATGTGAAACAGTG GAGCTTTTGTTACTGGGATGTGTTGCAAGCAAATGGAAAGATTTGATTGAACATTTAATGTCGAGTTCATACAAACCTGTTACTATATCAAAACTATGCCAAGAGGTGCTCAACTTAGTGGTTGGAGGTTGTAAAAACCTTTGTTGCAAAGATAATATGACGAGTTCAAAG GATAGAAGGGTTGTAAGGTTTCTGGAAGGCTTGCTAAGCAGTCAGCTATACACGTTGTGGAAACTGTCACCTATTCTAGCAGCATTTGCAATTCCTTCCTG GTCACCGTTGTTTAGGTCCTATTTAAGGGAGCTGGAGTGTCAATTGAGAGGAGACACATCATTGGCAAGgttttttacatttatatttcttaGTCATGAGACTCTATGCTTTTTCACTCGAAGGTGGCTGTTCTTACTGCATTCGTTTGTTTGTAGCTCTTGTGATTGTGCCAAGGATGGAAAGGAGCATAGAGAAT GCGACATAGTTGACAGACTCTGGTGCCTCTATATATACCATATTCACAGTTCGGCTTAA
- the LOC116004183 gene encoding uncharacterized protein LOC116004183 isoform X2 has translation MAGWNYPEISLEDLLKAIKGFIDMLILASGYQSSGRLAHWDSGNIKRALQWALFLEDVIGSLNSQDEYRDSLEELDVALCEMISMPYFPKGIEHLSSKTLSNARNLMLEHLTHTLPLRDLHLRALVTATVEMDFHMLPKADSDCLDKHFEELMHCESKKPAFNGSRHLMEDSVNTSMMTSPSRKANDAACSFSAITARELGRRHMAVSSLSAAETCLEMLCRSVCHLNVSEPGKNLHDGVAHKGALMSDEVPIDPFTWNLLKSRNLSYLLDKRTIRLVSGADLILSAPEDQWVRVFGRLNISTEAEHNLCETVELLLLGCVASKWKDLIEHLMSSSYKPVTISKLCQEVLNLVVGGCKNLCCKDNMTSSKDRRVVRFLEGLLSSQLYTLWKLSPILAAFAIPSWSPLFRSYLRELECQLRGDTSLASSCDCAKDGKEHRECDIVDRLWCLYIYHIHSSA, from the exons ATGGCAGGTTGGAATTATCCGGAAATATCCCTAGAAGATTTGCTGAAAGCAATAAAAGGGTTCATAGATATGTTGATTCTAGCTTCTGGGTATCAATCATCTGGTCGTCTTGCCCACTGGGATTCGGGTAATATCAAGAGAGCTCTCCAGTGGGCTCTGTTTCTCGAGGAT GTGATTGGTAGCTTGAACAGTCAAGATGAGTACAGAGATTCTCTGGAGGAGCTTGATGTAGCTTTATGTGAGATGATTTCTATGCCATATTTCCCCAAG GGTATAGAACATCTATCATCTAAGACTCTTAGCAATGCGAGAAATTTAATGTTAGAACATCTGACTCATACCTTACCACTGAGGGATTTGCATCTAAGAGCTCTAGTGACAGCTACTGTTGAGATGGATTTTCACATGCTTCCAAAGGCAGATAGTGATTGCCTTGACAAACATTTTGAAGAATTGATGCATTGTGAATCAAAGAAACCTGCTTTCAATGGGAGCAGGCATTTAATGGAAGACTCGGTAAACACATCTATGATGACTTCTCCTAGTAGAAAAGCTAATGATGCGGCCTGCAGCTTTTCTGCAATCACTGCACGAGAACTTGGAAGGAGACATATGGCAGTGTCATCACTATCTGCAGCAGAGACGTGCCTGGAGATGTTATGTCGCAGTGTATGCCATTTGAATGTAAGTGAGCCTGGCAAGAACTTGCATGATGGTGTGGCTCACAAAGGAGCTTTAAT GTCTGATGAAGTACCGATCGATCCTTTTACCTGGAACCTTTTGAAATCAAGAAACCTCTCTTATCTGCTTGACAAGAGAACTATTAGACTGGTATCAGGCGCCGATCTTATTCTTTCAGCTCCCGAGGACCAATGGGTTCGAGTGTTTGGACGGCTAAATATTTCAACTGAAGCTGAACATAATTTATGTGAAACAGTG GAGCTTTTGTTACTGGGATGTGTTGCAAGCAAATGGAAAGATTTGATTGAACATTTAATGTCGAGTTCATACAAACCTGTTACTATATCAAAACTATGCCAAGAGGTGCTCAACTTAGTGGTTGGAGGTTGTAAAAACCTTTGTTGCAAAGATAATATGACGAGTTCAAAG GATAGAAGGGTTGTAAGGTTTCTGGAAGGCTTGCTAAGCAGTCAGCTATACACGTTGTGGAAACTGTCACCTATTCTAGCAGCATTTGCAATTCCTTCCTG GTCACCGTTGTTTAGGTCCTATTTAAGGGAGCTGGAGTGTCAATTGAGAGGAGACACATCATTGGCAAG CTCTTGTGATTGTGCCAAGGATGGAAAGGAGCATAGAGAAT GCGACATAGTTGACAGACTCTGGTGCCTCTATATATACCATATTCACAGTTCGGCTTAA
- the LOC116005084 gene encoding MDIS1-interacting receptor like kinase 2-like yields the protein MNRFGRIYAAALIFLVLPCFFAVETTASARTEAEALLKWKTTLSSSSPSPLNSWSISNLRSLCNWTGIVCNGGRTVSEINLPNADLSGTLEHLNFTSFPSLTGFNISGNSFNGSIPVSIGDLSTLVFLDLSNNLFDGIIPSQIGNLRELQYFSLNNNNLNGNVPFQIGNLQKVWFLDLGSNYLEAPDWSKVQSFPVLRHLSFNLNELRSGFPGFILGCQSLSFLDLGLNHLNGSIPEALFTGLGKLEYLDLSTNKFSGQLSPNISRLSKLKHLNLLNNSFQGEIPSSIGQLKDLEYLDISVNSLNSSIPSEIGLCRNLSFLALAGNSLSGELPLSLSFLTELAELGISDNLLSGAISPSFFSNWTKLVSFQLQNNSFNGSIPSEIGLLKNLNILFLYNNQFSGTIPPQIGNLNNLAQLDLSQNQLSGPIPPTIGNLTALTLLSLFTNDLTGALPPEIGNLKSLISLDVSSNRLSGELPDTLSGLSSLETLSVFTNAFTGNVPRDLGRNSPKLSNVSFSNNRFSGELPPELCSGFALQELTVNWNHFTGELPSCLKNCSDLSRIRLEGNSFSGKISEAFGVHPNLDFVSLNGNQFSGELSSDWGQCKSLTNLGISGNKISGPIPPGLGDLSQLHVLTLDENELTGEIPSELGNLSRLLTLNLSKNHLTGEIPRSIGDLTNLQNLDLSANSLNGTVPEELGKCEKLLSLSLRRNTLSGVIPPQLGNIPGLSIVLDLSDNELSGTIPSSLGKLITLENLNLSHNHLSGRIPSALSDMVSLQAMDFSYNTLSGPIPTGGKFQGAKPEAFVGNPGLCGNAQGLTSCNQAERSDSGNKKRKVLIAVLVPILSLILLAVAAGFLVLRRRKKKLDEEMRISKKYEASESLIWEREGKFTFGDIVKATEGFSEKFCIGRGGFGTVYKAGLSTGQIVAVKKLNTTDSNDIPLANRASFENEIRTLTEVRHRNIVKLFGFCSKNDSMYLVYEYVEKGSLAKALNDDATALQLGWGTRVKIVQGIAHALSYLHHDCSPPIVHRDVSVNNILLESEFEPRLSDFGTAKLLSSDSSNWTTVAGSYGYMAPELAYTMRVTEKCDVYSFGVVALEVMMGRHPGDLLTSLSEASELSADTLLKDIFDPRLPPPTAHPAEEVVAVITLALACTRAMPETRPSMRFVAQELSAKSQACLPEPLGTMTVARLTSIDK from the exons TTCAATGGATCAATCCCTGTTTCCATTGGTGATTTGTCCACCTTGGTTTTCTTGGACCTGAGTAATAATCTGTTTGATGGAATTATACCCTCACAGATTGGGAATTTGAGGGAGCTTCAGTATTTCTCCCTTAACAACAATAATCTTAATGGAAATGTTCCTTTCCAGATTGGGAATTTGCAGAAAGTATGGTTCTTGGACCTGGGATCAAATTACCTAGAGGCTCCTGATTGGTCTAAAGTTCAGAGCTTTCCAGTTTTGAGACATCTCAGTTTCAACCTCAATGAACTCAGGTCAGGGTTCCCAGGTTTCATACTAGGTTGTCAGAGCCTGAGTTTTCTTGATTTGGGGCTAAACCATTTGAATGGATCAATCCCGGAGGCATTGTTTACTGGTTTGGGAAAGCTTGAGTATCTTGATTTGTCTACCAATAAATTTTCAGGGCAATTGTCACCAAACATCAGCAGGCTGTCCAAGCTTAAACATTTGAATTTGTTAAACAATTCATTTCAAGGAGAAATCCCATCTTCTATAGGCCAGCTCAAAGATCTTGAGTACTTGGATATTAGTGTGAATAGCTTGAATTCGAGTATTCCTTCCGAGATTGGTCTTTGCAGAAATCTCAGTTTCTTGGCTCTGGCAGGAAATTCATTGTCTGGAGAATTGCCTTTATCCCTGTCATTTTTGACAGAATTGGCTGAGTTGGGGATATCAGATAATTTGCTTTCTGGTGCCATTTCTCCCAGTTTTTTCTCCAATTGGACCAAGCTAGTATCTTTTCAGCTTCAGAATAATTCCTTCAATGGGAGCATTCCATCTGAGATTGGATTGCTCAAAAATCTTAACATCCTTTTCTTGTACAACAATCAATTCTCAGGCACCATTCCACCACAGATAGGAAACTTGAATAATTTAGCTCAATTAGACCTATCCCAGAACCAACTCTCCGGTCCAATCCCCCCGACGATTGGAAACCTCACAGCCCTTACTCTCCTCAGCCTTTTCACCAACGATCTCACCGGGGCGCTGCCACCCGAGATTGGGAACCTGAAATCTCTCATTTCCCTAGATGTGAGCAGTAATCGGTTGAGTGGAGAGCTGCCCGACACCCTTTCGGGTCTCAGTAGTTTGGAGACTCTTTCTGTGTTCACTAATGCCTTCACAGGCAATGTCCCAAGGGACTTGGGGAGAAACAGTCCCAAATTGTCCAATGTTAGCTTCTCAAACAACAGGTTTTCTGGAGAACTCCCACCTGAACTGTGCAGTGGTTTTGCTCTTCAGGAATTGACAGTGAATTGGAATCATTTCACTGGGGAATTGCCAAGCTGCTTGAAGAACTGCTCAGACCTGTCTAGAATTAGGCTTGAAGGGAACAGCTTTTCTGGGAAAATTTCAGAGGCTTTTGGGGTCCATCCAAATCTTGATTTTGTGTCCCTGAATGGTAATCAGTTCAGTGGTGAGCTCTCATCTGATTGGGGACAATGCAAGAGCCTCACAAATCTGGGAATTTCTGGGAATAAGATTTCTGGTCCTATCCCACCTGGATTAGGGGACCTGTCTCAGCTTCATGTCCTAACCTTGGATGAAAATGAACTGACAGGTGAGATTCCTTCAGAATTGGGGAATCTAAGCAGGTTGTTAACTCTCAATCTCAGCAAGAATCATTTGACCGGTGAGATTCCTCGAAGCATTGGCGACTTAACTAACCTCCAGAATCTTGATCTGTCAGCAAATAGTCTAAATGGAACAGTACCAGAAGAGCTTGGAAAATGTGAGAAATTGCTGAGCTTGAGCCTGAGGAGAAACACCTTATCAGGTGTTATTCCTCCTCAGCTTGGAAACATCCCGGGATTGAGTATCGTTTTGGACCTTAGTGATAACGAGCTTTCTGGCACGATTCCATCAAGCTTGGGAAAACTCATCACACTCGAGAATCTGAACCTATCCCACAACCACCTCTCAGGAAGAATCCCTTCAGCATTGTCTGATATGGTCAGTTTGCAGGCTATGGATTTCTCTTACAACACATTGTCCGGTCCAATTCCCACCGGGGGAAAATTCCAAGGAGCCAAACCTGAAGCCTTCGTGGGGAACCCCGGTCTCTGTGGAAATGCACAAGGCTTAACCTCGTGTAACCAGGCCGAAAGATCAGACTCAGgaaacaaaaagagaaaagtGTTAATTGCTGTCCTTGTTCCAATACTTAGCCTTATACTTTTAGCAGTGGCTGCTGGATTTCTCGTTCTTCGAAGGAGAAAGAAGAAACTCGACGAAGAGATGAGGATTAGCAAGAAGTACGAGGCGTCTGAATCCCTGATATGGGAAAGGGAAGGAAAGTTCACATTTGGGGATATTGTGAAAGCCACAGAAGGCTTCAGTGAGAAGTTCTGCATTGGGAGAGGGGGATTCGGGACAGTGTACAAAGCGGGCCTATCGACAGGCCAGATCGTTGCTGTCAAGAAGCTCAACACGACAGACAGCAACGACATTCCACTGGCAAACCGGGCCAGCTTTGAGAACGAAATTAGAACACTTACAGAGGTCAGACACAGAAACATCGTCAAACTCTTTGGTTTCTGTTCCAAGAATGACTCAATGTACCTAGTTTATGAGTATGTAGAGAAGGGCAGCCTGGCAAAAGCCCTGAATGATGATGCCACGGCACTACAACTGGGATGGGGCACGAGAGTGAAAATCGTGCAAGGAATAGCCCACGCCCTTTCTTACCTGCACCACGACTGTTCCCCTCCTATTGTGCACCGCGATGTGTCAGTAAACAACATCCTGCTCGAGTCAGAATTCGAGCCACGGCTCTCGGACTTTGGCACAGCCAAACTCCTGAGCTCAGACTCATCCAACTGGACCACAGTTGCAGGATCCTACGGCTACATGGCTCCAG AGCTGGCATACACAATGCGCGTTACAGAGAAATGTGATGTCTATAGCTTCGGGGTCGTGGCGTTGGAAGTCATGATGGGGAGGCATCCAGGAGACCTGTTAACTTCACTATCTGAGGCCTCAGAGCTTTCTGCTGATACCCTTCTGAAGGACATATTTGACCCCAGACTCCCACCCCCCACTGCCCACCCTGCAGAGGAAGTGGTGGCTGTGATCACCTTGGCGTTGGCGTGCACGCGGGCCATGCCCGAGACACGCCCTTCCATGCGCTTCGTCGCGCAAGAACTGTCGGCTAAATCACAGGCCTGCCTTCCTGAGCCACTGGGGACTATGACAGTGGCCAGACTAACCAGCATTGACAAATAG